A part of Saccharomonospora amisosensis genomic DNA contains:
- a CDS encoding ABC transporter ATP-binding protein, protein MTTVPTDQRAPGAASTADPILELRGVDAFIGESHILHRVGFSVPSGEITALLGRNGAGKTTTLRSILGLVERRGTIRLEGHDVSGKAPHEVVRRGVGYVPENRDVFAGLTVAENLRLAERHGAGHRYDLVYELFPRLKERLTQRAGSMSGGEQQMLALARALLNDDNKLLLIDEPSQGLAPNLVREVAIALERMAELVTTVVVEQNLAVIRHMARRVVVLDQGRVVHQGPARELFEDERLTHELLGVARGGDR, encoded by the coding sequence GTGACCACCGTCCCAACCGACCAGCGGGCGCCGGGCGCAGCGTCGACCGCCGACCCCATCCTGGAGTTGCGGGGTGTCGATGCCTTCATCGGCGAGTCGCACATCCTGCACCGCGTCGGGTTCTCGGTGCCCTCGGGCGAGATCACCGCGCTGCTTGGGCGCAACGGTGCGGGCAAGACCACCACACTTCGCAGCATCCTCGGTCTGGTCGAGCGGCGCGGCACGATCCGCCTCGAGGGGCACGACGTTTCGGGGAAAGCCCCGCACGAAGTGGTGCGACGCGGCGTCGGCTACGTGCCCGAGAACCGCGACGTCTTCGCGGGGCTTACCGTTGCCGAGAACCTGCGCCTTGCTGAGCGCCACGGCGCGGGCCACCGCTACGACCTGGTCTACGAGCTGTTCCCGCGACTGAAGGAACGCCTGACGCAACGGGCGGGCTCGATGTCCGGTGGCGAGCAGCAGATGCTGGCGCTGGCACGTGCCCTGCTCAACGACGACAACAAGCTCCTGCTCATCGACGAACCCAGTCAGGGCCTGGCACCCAACCTGGTGCGGGAGGTCGCGATCGCTCTCGAGCGGATGGCCGAGTTGGTGACCACCGTCGTCGTCGAGCAGAACCTCGCGGTGATCCGCCACATGGCCCGCCGTGTCGTGGTGCTCGACCAGGGCCGCGTCGTGCATCAGGGGCCCGCTCGCGAACTCTTCGAGGACGAGCGGTTGACCCACGAACTTCTCGGTGTGGCACGCGGAGGTGACCGCTGA
- a CDS encoding branched-chain amino acid ABC transporter permease encodes MTTFLLLTITGLGLAGLYFLVASGLSLIYGLMDVLNFAHAAFLTIGAYASWLVAAKLSGTLPVWLVFLLGLLAGLVVGTLAAVLMEVGMVRRLYGDHVGQVLLTVGLLLAITALTRAVFGSDPVRVVVPAWFNDVTRIGGAAVPNSRLVVIVSAVAVFAALMFFLRRTRYGLVIRAGVENRAMVSALGIDVGRAFTLVFAIGGALASLAGILTGTFFGSITADQGTSLLIFAFIVVIIGGLGSIPGSALAALAVGLLQQYANYYGAVGIGDLIVVAMLAVVLLVRPQGLLGRVTT; translated from the coding sequence ATGACCACCTTCCTGTTGCTGACCATCACCGGGCTCGGGCTGGCAGGGCTGTACTTCCTGGTCGCCTCCGGACTGTCGCTGATCTACGGTTTGATGGACGTCCTCAACTTCGCCCACGCCGCGTTCCTTACGATCGGCGCCTACGCCTCCTGGCTGGTCGCCGCCAAGCTGAGCGGGACTTTGCCCGTGTGGCTGGTGTTCCTGCTCGGCCTGCTCGCCGGGCTGGTCGTCGGCACGCTCGCAGCCGTGCTGATGGAAGTGGGAATGGTCCGGCGGCTCTACGGCGACCACGTCGGCCAGGTGCTGCTGACCGTCGGGTTGCTGCTGGCGATCACCGCGCTGACCCGGGCCGTGTTCGGGTCCGATCCGGTGCGCGTCGTCGTGCCCGCGTGGTTCAACGACGTCACCCGCATCGGCGGAGCAGCGGTTCCCAACTCGCGGCTGGTGGTGATCGTCTCGGCCGTCGCGGTCTTCGCCGCGCTGATGTTCTTCCTGCGGCGCACCCGCTACGGGTTGGTCATTCGCGCGGGTGTCGAGAACCGCGCCATGGTCTCGGCTCTCGGCATCGACGTCGGTCGCGCGTTCACACTCGTGTTCGCGATCGGAGGCGCGCTGGCCTCGCTCGCGGGCATCCTGACCGGCACCTTCTTCGGCTCCATCACCGCTGACCAGGGGACCAGCCTGCTGATCTTCGCCTTCATCGTCGTGATCATCGGCGGGCTCGGTTCGATCCCCGGTTCGGCGCTCGCGGCGTTGGCGGTGGGTCTGTTGCAGCAGTACGCCAACTACTACGGCGCCGTCGGCATCGGCGACCTGATCGTGGTGGCCATGCTGGCCGTTGTCCTGCTGGTGCGGCCGCAGGGACTTCTGGGAAGGGTGACGACATGA
- a CDS encoding serine hydrolase domain-containing protein: MRNKTQRWFAGVAGGTALAVTALVAPAQAAPAQEHADTQAMLDRYQRQAGPGAAVHAGDGAEAWTLSSGSRGVNDNGPLTASDHFRAASQTKTFTATVVLQLFDEGLVDLDAPVERYLPGVVTGNYDGTVITVRQLLNHTAGLSRDTNGAAANPDGTYELAELVRAAMDETPQSAPGGPTKYSNVGYLVLGMLIEKVTGQYVGDAITQRIIEPLGLSETSFPAPGERALADPYLPGYQGLRIGGFYFWIEATTMIELSLYSSAGAMESTLEDLARFYRALLDGELLSQDALAEMRTTVPFSPEYPDGYGLGIRSLHLSCGVVAWGHDGMSLTGHASLTMVTDDGRFASVVTNANISPQDPAALDVANAALCEGQS, from the coding sequence ATGAGGAACAAGACTCAGCGATGGTTCGCGGGTGTGGCAGGCGGTACCGCGCTCGCGGTGACCGCACTCGTCGCGCCCGCGCAGGCCGCGCCAGCGCAGGAGCACGCCGACACTCAGGCGATGCTCGACCGGTACCAGCGGCAGGCCGGTCCCGGCGCGGCCGTCCACGCGGGCGACGGTGCGGAAGCCTGGACGCTGTCCAGCGGCTCGCGCGGCGTCAACGACAACGGGCCGCTCACCGCCTCCGACCATTTCCGTGCGGCCAGCCAGACCAAGACATTCACCGCGACCGTCGTGCTCCAGTTGTTCGACGAGGGGCTCGTCGACCTCGACGCGCCCGTCGAGCGGTATCTGCCGGGTGTGGTCACCGGCAACTACGACGGCACCGTCATCACCGTACGCCAACTGCTCAACCACACCGCCGGTCTCTCCAGGGATACCAACGGCGCGGCGGCGAACCCGGACGGAACCTACGAGCTGGCCGAACTGGTGCGGGCGGCGATGGACGAGACACCGCAGTCCGCGCCGGGTGGTCCCACCAAGTACTCCAACGTCGGCTACCTGGTGCTGGGGATGCTGATCGAGAAGGTGACCGGCCAGTACGTCGGTGACGCGATCACGCAGCGGATCATCGAGCCGCTCGGGCTCAGTGAGACGTCGTTCCCCGCGCCGGGAGAGCGGGCGTTGGCCGACCCCTACCTTCCCGGCTACCAGGGATTGCGGATCGGCGGCTTCTACTTCTGGATCGAGGCGACCACCATGATCGAACTTTCGCTGTACAGCAGCGCAGGCGCGATGGAGTCCACACTGGAGGATCTGGCGAGATTCTACCGCGCTCTGCTCGACGGCGAGCTCCTGTCCCAGGACGCACTCGCCGAGATGCGCACCACTGTGCCGTTCTCGCCGGAATACCCGGACGGCTACGGCCTCGGCATACGCAGCCTGCACCTGTCTTGTGGCGTCGTGGCGTGGGGGCACGACGGCATGTCGCTAACCGGGCACGCGTCGCTCACAATGGTCACCGATGACGGCCGGTTCGCATCGGTGGTCACCAACGCCAACATAAGTCCGCAGGACCCGGCGGCGCTCGATGTCGCCAACGCCGCCCTGTGCGAGGGACAGTCATGA
- a CDS encoding alpha/beta hydrolase, with protein MTKRRRTVVVLGFIFALVGLLGFTGATPAAHAGNAPPVFADGHGLTVVKQPWWVDGAERTFKFVVRTVEVPEYSTMAGQNSGEHVIMVTLPEGYDSSGATRYPVQYHLHGHPDYPDTALNQQMFEESTAGGVPLINVAPNGSGRGWYTNWVNPPAALGPQNWQNFHLDQVIPFVDANLRTIAARQGRAISGHSMGGFGAFHYAQSRPELFGYVGSFSGGLDLLNQAQRAAVVATTQLPGSGTPTVAPDAIFGVPVWPLDTVWNEKSPAQHVESLRGMGVAMYTGNGGNLADNPPQALTEHVARETNLVTRDNLVAAGIPHTFIDYGDGSTWAEGCNGKHAQPACLKADMNHFVGLLMKELAHP; from the coding sequence ATGACGAAGCGCCGCAGGACGGTTGTGGTACTCGGTTTCATCTTCGCGTTGGTTGGCCTGCTCGGTTTCACCGGCGCGACCCCGGCGGCACATGCCGGCAACGCACCGCCGGTCTTCGCCGACGGCCACGGGCTCACCGTCGTCAAGCAGCCGTGGTGGGTGGACGGAGCCGAGCGCACCTTCAAATTCGTTGTGCGAACCGTCGAGGTGCCGGAGTACTCGACCATGGCGGGGCAGAACTCGGGGGAGCACGTGATCATGGTGACGCTGCCGGAGGGCTACGACTCCTCCGGCGCCACCCGCTACCCGGTGCAGTACCACCTGCACGGACATCCCGACTACCCGGACACCGCCCTGAACCAGCAGATGTTCGAGGAGTCCACGGCGGGAGGCGTCCCGCTGATCAACGTAGCGCCCAACGGGTCCGGCCGTGGCTGGTACACGAACTGGGTCAACCCTCCCGCCGCGCTCGGCCCGCAGAACTGGCAGAACTTCCACCTCGACCAGGTGATCCCGTTCGTGGACGCGAACCTGCGAACCATCGCGGCAAGGCAGGGGAGGGCGATATCCGGTCATTCGATGGGCGGTTTCGGCGCATTCCACTACGCGCAGAGCAGGCCGGAACTGTTCGGCTACGTCGGCAGTTTCTCCGGCGGGCTGGACCTGCTGAACCAGGCGCAGCGAGCGGCGGTGGTGGCCACCACGCAGCTGCCGGGTAGCGGCACGCCCACCGTTGCTCCGGATGCGATCTTCGGAGTACCGGTGTGGCCGCTGGACACGGTGTGGAACGAGAAGAGCCCCGCCCAGCACGTGGAGTCGCTTCGCGGCATGGGCGTGGCGATGTACACCGGCAATGGTGGGAACCTGGCGGACAATCCCCCGCAGGCCCTGACCGAACACGTGGCACGGGAGACCAATCTGGTCACCAGGGACAACCTCGTCGCGGCCGGGATTCCACACACGTTCATCGACTACGGCGACGGGAGCACGTGGGCGGAAGGCTGCAACGGCAAGCATGCGCAGCCCGCCTGCCTGAAGGCCGACATGAATCACTTCGTCGGGCTGCTCATGAAGGAACTCGCTCACCCGTAG
- a CDS encoding enoyl-CoA hydratase/isomerase family protein produces the protein MNHSAAATDPLVRRRDEGSVAVLTLNRPERHNALVPALLDGLSEAIAGVAADDSVRCLVLAARGRSFSTGGDVAEFARHTGDELVGYARRVVGALHDTVMALLALDVPYVPVVHGAVTGGSLGLVLPGDVVVAGPRATFAPWYVRVGFSPDGGWTALLPRRIGHGRAASWQLTNRTVDAVTAEQWGLVDEVHDDPGARAMEIARHLAGMRPGAVARTKRLARGDLAAVRAGLDAELESFVEQIQTDEAGAGMAAFLAGTKQ, from the coding sequence GTGAATCACAGCGCAGCCGCGACCGACCCACTGGTGCGTCGTCGCGACGAGGGCTCCGTCGCCGTCCTCACCCTCAACCGCCCCGAACGCCACAACGCTCTCGTGCCCGCGCTGCTGGATGGGCTCAGCGAGGCGATCGCGGGTGTTGCGGCCGACGACAGCGTGCGGTGCCTGGTGCTGGCAGCGCGGGGGCGCAGCTTCTCGACCGGCGGTGACGTTGCGGAGTTCGCCCGGCACACCGGCGACGAACTGGTCGGGTACGCGCGCAGGGTCGTGGGTGCCTTGCACGACACGGTCATGGCCCTGCTCGCCCTCGACGTGCCGTACGTCCCCGTGGTGCACGGTGCGGTCACCGGCGGTTCCCTCGGCCTCGTGTTGCCAGGCGACGTCGTGGTCGCCGGACCGCGCGCGACCTTCGCCCCGTGGTACGTGCGGGTGGGGTTCTCGCCGGACGGAGGCTGGACCGCCCTGCTGCCAAGGAGGATCGGGCACGGGCGCGCGGCAAGCTGGCAGTTGACAAACCGCACCGTCGACGCCGTCACGGCCGAGCAGTGGGGTCTGGTCGACGAAGTCCACGACGATCCCGGTGCCCGAGCCATGGAGATCGCCCGGCACCTGGCCGGTATGCGCCCGGGCGCGGTCGCACGCACCAAGCGACTGGCGCGAGGTGACCTCGCCGCCGTGCGCGCGGGTCTGGACGCCGAACTGGAAAGCTTCGTCGAGCAGATCCAAACCGACGAGGCCGGCGCCGGAATGGCCGCCTTCCTCGCGGGAACGAAGCAGTGA
- a CDS encoding ABC transporter ATP-binding protein: protein MVRTEGLSFTVGRVGIVSEVDLEVREAEFLAVIGPNGAGKTTLFNLLTGLYKPTGGRILLGGEDVTRLSPARRARRGMARSFQVTSLFSRLTVLENVRLAARAHLGGSGRIWGRVHRRDEAVRRAREALETVGLADRAGEVAANLSHGDKRKLDLAIAIAGEPKVLLLDEPTAGMGADDLPPVIELISEIHRRGTTIVMVEHRMDLILGLADRIAVVHHGALLACGEPDAVMADETVQTAYLGEPL, encoded by the coding sequence GTGGTCCGGACCGAGGGGCTTTCGTTCACCGTTGGCCGGGTGGGGATCGTCTCCGAGGTCGACCTCGAGGTCCGCGAGGCGGAGTTCCTCGCCGTGATCGGCCCCAACGGTGCGGGCAAGACCACCCTGTTCAACCTGCTGACCGGGCTGTACAAGCCGACAGGCGGCCGGATACTGCTCGGCGGCGAGGACGTGACCCGGCTCAGCCCGGCGAGGCGGGCACGCCGAGGGATGGCCCGCAGCTTCCAGGTGACCAGCCTCTTCTCCCGGCTCACCGTGCTGGAGAACGTTCGGCTGGCGGCCCGCGCCCACCTCGGTGGCTCGGGTCGGATCTGGGGCCGCGTGCACCGCCGCGACGAAGCCGTCAGGCGGGCGCGGGAAGCGCTGGAGACCGTCGGCCTTGCCGACCGGGCCGGTGAGGTCGCCGCCAACCTCTCGCACGGCGACAAGCGCAAGCTCGACCTCGCCATCGCGATCGCGGGCGAGCCGAAGGTGCTGCTGCTGGACGAACCCACCGCGGGCATGGGTGCCGACGACCTGCCGCCGGTCATCGAACTGATCAGCGAGATCCACCGCCGCGGCACGACCATCGTCATGGTCGAGCACCGGATGGACCTGATCCTCGGACTTGCCGACCGGATCGCGGTAGTGCACCACGGTGCCCTGCTGGCCTGCGGCGAGCCGGACGCGGTGATGGCCGACGAGACCGTGCAGACCGCCTATCTGGGAGAACCCCTGTGA
- a CDS encoding phosphate acetyltransferase → MSDWWETAVGRSRTLYRTFSEADLTSYGALAGDTCPEGEVPEPLVAGLFSTLLGVHLPGRGTNYLKQALRPVSAARIGEELAATIEVVRVVPDKRLVYLATTCHGADGRTVAEGEALVLAGGIPTP, encoded by the coding sequence ATGAGTGACTGGTGGGAGACGGCGGTGGGCCGCTCGCGAACGCTGTATCGCACTTTCAGCGAGGCCGACCTGACCTCGTACGGCGCGCTGGCGGGCGACACCTGCCCGGAAGGTGAGGTACCCGAGCCGCTGGTGGCGGGTCTGTTCTCGACGCTGCTGGGGGTTCACCTGCCCGGTCGCGGCACCAACTACCTCAAGCAGGCGCTGCGGCCGGTCTCGGCGGCGCGTATCGGGGAGGAACTCGCGGCGACGATCGAGGTGGTTCGGGTGGTGCCTGACAAGCGGTTGGTCTACCTGGCCACCACCTGCCACGGCGCGGACGGTCGCACCGTGGCCGAAGGGGAAGCACTGGTCCTGGCCGGAGGCATCCCCACGCCCTGA
- a CDS encoding acyl-CoA synthetase, translating into MHLPDLTAKRAELHPNRVALVDPERGREITYAALEERASRLAGHLRTEWRIEPGDRIATLAHNRTDAVELLFACAKTGAVLVPLNWRLAQAELEFILADAEVVGLVHDTANAPMARTLQVTAKGARGAIRLLSFDDEYEAALDAASGRQVVHEPREESALWYLMYTSGTTGRPKGVLQTAGMALVNHLNIGMAAGITFEDVFLSVLPQFHTGGWNLYTLPMLFVGGTAIIPSGFDAGQSLRLLQDRASVFFGVPTIYQMLVEHPDFAAADLSRVRSWSAGGAAMPVPLLERLADAGVSVQQGMGMTETGPTVFLLDEEHAISKAGSVGKPQPFVDVRLVDSRGRDIAPGESGELLIRGPGVTPGYWRNPEATEQAFEDGWLHSGDVGRQDEDGFFYIVDRVKDMYISGGENVYPAEVEAVIHRLPGVRSCAVIGVADERWGEVGRAVVEVEPGAGLDEEAVRRHCREHLAGFKVPASVRMVAELPRNATGKVLKHVLRHQQGEPE; encoded by the coding sequence ATGCACCTGCCCGACCTGACAGCCAAGCGCGCCGAACTCCACCCGAACCGGGTGGCGCTGGTCGATCCCGAACGCGGTCGCGAGATCACCTACGCCGCGCTGGAGGAGCGTGCCAGCCGGCTGGCCGGGCACCTGCGCACCGAGTGGCGGATCGAGCCAGGCGACCGGATCGCGACGCTCGCCCACAACCGCACCGATGCGGTGGAGTTGCTGTTCGCCTGCGCCAAGACCGGTGCCGTGCTGGTACCGCTGAACTGGCGGCTCGCGCAGGCCGAACTGGAGTTCATCCTCGCCGACGCCGAGGTCGTGGGATTGGTGCACGACACCGCCAACGCACCGATGGCGCGAACGCTCCAGGTCACCGCGAAGGGCGCCCGTGGCGCGATCCGGCTGCTGTCCTTCGACGACGAGTACGAGGCAGCGCTGGATGCCGCCAGCGGCAGGCAGGTCGTGCACGAGCCCCGCGAGGAGAGCGCGCTGTGGTACCTCATGTACACCTCCGGCACCACGGGCCGCCCCAAGGGCGTGCTGCAGACGGCAGGGATGGCACTGGTCAACCACCTCAACATCGGGATGGCCGCCGGGATCACCTTCGAGGACGTCTTTCTCTCGGTACTGCCCCAGTTCCACACCGGCGGCTGGAACCTCTACACCCTGCCGATGCTGTTCGTCGGTGGTACCGCGATCATCCCGTCCGGCTTCGACGCGGGCCAGTCACTGCGGCTGCTGCAGGACCGGGCCTCGGTCTTCTTCGGCGTGCCGACGATCTACCAGATGTTGGTCGAGCACCCGGACTTCGCTGCCGCCGACCTGTCCAGGGTCCGGTCGTGGTCGGCTGGCGGCGCGGCCATGCCGGTGCCGTTGCTGGAGCGGCTGGCCGACGCCGGGGTGTCTGTGCAGCAGGGGATGGGCATGACCGAGACCGGCCCCACCGTGTTCCTGCTCGACGAGGAACACGCGATCAGCAAGGCGGGATCGGTTGGCAAGCCGCAGCCGTTCGTCGACGTGCGGCTCGTTGACTCCCGCGGTCGTGATATCGCCCCGGGTGAGTCCGGTGAACTGCTGATCCGTGGCCCCGGCGTCACTCCCGGATACTGGCGTAACCCCGAGGCCACCGAGCAGGCCTTCGAGGACGGCTGGCTACACAGCGGCGACGTGGGCAGGCAGGACGAGGACGGCTTCTTCTACATCGTCGACCGGGTCAAGGACATGTACATCTCCGGTGGCGAGAACGTCTACCCGGCCGAGGTGGAGGCGGTTATCCATCGGCTCCCCGGCGTGCGGTCGTGCGCGGTCATCGGTGTCGCCGACGAGCGGTGGGGAGAGGTCGGCCGCGCGGTGGTGGAGGTCGAGCCGGGTGCGGGGCTCGACGAGGAGGCCGTGCGTCGTCACTGCCGCGAGCACCTGGCCGGGTTCAAGGTGCCCGCGTCGGTGCGAATGGTTGCCGAGTTGCCGCGAAACGCGACGGGCAAGGTGCTCAAGCACGTACTGCGCCACCAGCAGGGAGAGCCCGAATGA
- a CDS encoding WXG100 family type VII secretion target has translation MTTRPSYNVDPDQLRRHAGRLATHADQLSSIGSALPGELGPLSLGVFSRFVAASLGTAMAETRGAFEHAASTLDKVSDGMGRAADEYQYADEGHAADLTGIGSSLGDEGDR, from the coding sequence ATGACAACGCGGCCTTCGTACAACGTCGATCCCGACCAGTTGCGGCGACACGCGGGCAGGCTGGCCACACACGCCGATCAGCTGTCGTCGATCGGCAGTGCGTTGCCTGGCGAGTTGGGGCCGCTTTCGCTGGGCGTGTTCTCGCGGTTCGTCGCCGCGAGCCTGGGCACCGCGATGGCTGAAACCAGAGGAGCCTTCGAGCATGCCGCGTCCACTTTGGACAAGGTGAGTGACGGGATGGGACGTGCCGCCGACGAGTACCAGTACGCCGACGAGGGCCACGCGGCCGACCTGACCGGCATCGGCTCGAGCCTTGGCGATGAGGGGGACCGATGA
- a CDS encoding MaoC family dehydratase has translation MSHESDFLVVTQEHLDGFAEISGDDNPIHVDAEYAATTPFRLPVAHGMFLFSLVRARVRRHWPDARLVEQRLMFPAPTPVGARIRVVLEERPAKPGELALATRVVHEDGTVGLTGECRMWIDPGHRAEEAT, from the coding sequence ATGAGCCACGAGTCCGACTTCCTGGTCGTGACCCAGGAGCACCTGGACGGTTTCGCCGAGATCTCCGGTGACGACAACCCGATCCACGTCGACGCGGAATACGCCGCGACGACACCGTTCCGGCTGCCAGTGGCTCACGGCATGTTCCTCTTCTCGCTGGTCCGGGCGCGGGTGCGTCGTCACTGGCCGGATGCCCGGCTGGTTGAGCAGCGACTGATGTTCCCCGCGCCTACTCCGGTGGGAGCGCGGATTCGGGTGGTGCTGGAGGAGCGGCCCGCCAAGCCGGGAGAACTGGCGCTGGCGACCCGGGTGGTGCACGAGGACGGCACGGTGGGACTCACCGGCGAGTGTCGCATGTGGATCGACCCGGGCCACCGCGCGGAGGAGGCGACGTGA
- a CDS encoding substrate-binding domain-containing protein, giving the protein MANSSTFKRVRLGALLVGSLALVVGACASEDPSGGGDAGPVKVGVVTSQSGLLSAYGEQFTQGFKAGIDYATDGTGEVDGRKLDIEYADDGTDPAKATAAVTSMVGKGTQIITGPVSSGVAVQVAPLAEQNQFLYISGSAATDAITGINDYTFRSGRQTYQDVVTSARIVGDLNGKKVVVFAQDYEFGQANVAAVKAVLGEEQGADVVPVLAPVDATDLTPFARQVIDEKPDLVFAAWAGETTNAMWQSLSQQGVFDDTVVVTGLADRASFDSFGPAAQRIDFVSHYFAEASDNEPNKALVSYLEGENVKADIFHNDGFVAAQLVVRAVREGGDDVNGMIEALEGWEFTGPKGQQRIREEDHAMLQPMFTASLTGEVGALTPELGETLAAEDIAPPVASE; this is encoded by the coding sequence ATGGCCAACAGCTCAACGTTCAAGAGGGTGCGACTGGGTGCACTCCTCGTCGGCAGCCTGGCGCTCGTCGTCGGAGCGTGCGCGTCGGAGGACCCGTCGGGCGGCGGTGACGCCGGCCCGGTCAAGGTCGGCGTCGTCACGTCGCAAAGTGGACTGCTCTCGGCCTACGGCGAGCAGTTCACGCAGGGTTTCAAGGCGGGCATCGACTACGCCACCGACGGCACCGGCGAGGTCGACGGGCGAAAGCTCGACATCGAGTACGCCGACGACGGCACCGACCCGGCCAAGGCGACCGCGGCGGTCACCTCGATGGTCGGCAAGGGCACCCAGATCATCACCGGCCCGGTCTCCTCAGGTGTTGCCGTGCAGGTCGCCCCACTTGCCGAGCAGAACCAGTTCCTCTACATCTCCGGCTCCGCCGCCACCGATGCCATCACCGGTATCAACGACTACACCTTCCGCTCCGGCCGGCAGACCTATCAGGACGTGGTGACCTCGGCGCGCATCGTGGGCGACCTCAACGGCAAGAAGGTCGTCGTGTTCGCCCAGGACTACGAGTTCGGCCAGGCCAACGTGGCCGCGGTCAAGGCGGTCCTCGGTGAGGAGCAGGGCGCCGACGTGGTGCCCGTGCTGGCGCCGGTCGACGCGACCGACCTCACGCCCTTCGCCCGACAGGTGATCGACGAGAAGCCGGATCTGGTCTTCGCCGCCTGGGCGGGCGAGACCACCAACGCGATGTGGCAGTCGCTGTCGCAACAGGGCGTCTTCGACGACACCGTCGTCGTGACCGGCCTCGCCGACCGTGCCTCGTTCGACAGCTTCGGACCCGCGGCGCAGCGCATCGACTTCGTCTCGCACTACTTCGCCGAGGCCAGCGACAACGAGCCCAACAAGGCACTCGTCTCCTATTTGGAGGGTGAGAATGTCAAGGCGGACATCTTCCACAACGACGGCTTCGTTGCGGCGCAGTTGGTCGTGCGGGCCGTTCGCGAGGGCGGCGACGACGTCAACGGCATGATCGAGGCGCTGGAGGGCTGGGAGTTCACCGGTCCGAAGGGCCAGCAGCGAATCCGCGAGGAGGACCACGCCATGCTCCAGCCGATGTTCACCGCGTCCCTCACCGGTGAGGTCGGCGCCCTCACGCCCGAACTCGGCGAAACCCTGGCCGCCGAGGACATCGCACCGCCCGTCGCGAGCGAATGA
- a CDS encoding YbaB/EbfC family nucleoid-associated protein has protein sequence MDPARWLAEYRDRLERASYGARQARESLREVEATARSPRGEVAVTVNAAGALEGVKLTPPARRLEAEALAALIVDTAREAQRIAAARMTEVMAGYLGDSPVLTQITQHVPPEVVR, from the coding sequence ATGGATCCGGCACGGTGGCTGGCCGAATACCGTGATCGTCTCGAGCGGGCGTCCTACGGCGCGCGGCAGGCCCGCGAGAGCCTGCGGGAAGTCGAGGCGACCGCGAGGTCGCCGAGGGGTGAGGTGGCGGTGACGGTGAACGCCGCTGGTGCGCTCGAGGGAGTCAAGTTGACGCCCCCGGCGCGCAGGCTTGAAGCCGAGGCACTCGCCGCACTCATCGTCGACACGGCACGCGAGGCGCAACGCATCGCTGCCGCCAGGATGACCGAGGTGATGGCGGGCTATCTCGGCGACAGTCCGGTCCTCACGCAGATCACCCAGCACGTGCCCCCGGAGGTCGTGCGATGA